The Acinonyx jubatus isolate Ajub_Pintada_27869175 chromosome E3, VMU_Ajub_asm_v1.0, whole genome shotgun sequence genome has a window encoding:
- the CCL26 gene encoding C-C motif chemokine 26, whose translation MKSLPVGFLVLLIFILSVHLGVATRGSNVAKFCCFQYSHKILPWKWVHSYKFTRNSCSQRAVIFVTKKGHKVCAQPKEKWVQRYISLLRAQQQM comes from the exons ATGAAGAGCCTTCCTGTTGGCTTTCTTGTTCTCCTGATCTTCATCCTGAGTGTCCATCTCGGAGTTGCCACAC GTGGCAGCAATGTGGCCAAGTTCTGCTGTTTCCAATATAGCCACAAGATCCTTCCTTGGAAGTGGGTGCATTCCTATAAATTCACCAGGAACAGCTGCTCCCAGCGGGCTGTGAT ATTCGTTACCAAAAAAGGCCATAAAGTCTGTGCACAGCCAAAGGAAAAATGGGTGCAAAGATACATTTCTTTACTCAGAGCACAGCAGCAAATGTGA